A single genomic interval of Phocoena sinus isolate mPhoSin1 chromosome 15, mPhoSin1.pri, whole genome shotgun sequence harbors:
- the LOC116739569 gene encoding 60S ribosomal protein L22-like 1 gives MAVKKDKKPKKSSWKFNLDLTHPVEDGIFDSGNFEPFLREKVKVNGKTGNLGNVVHAERFKNKITVVSEKQFSKRYLKHLPKKYLQKNNLRDWLHVVASDKETDELRYFQISQDEDGSESED, from the coding sequence ATGGCGGTGAAGAAAGACAAGAAGCCTAAGAAGTCAAGCTGGAAGTTTAATTTGGACCTTACTCATCCAGTAGAAGATGGAATTTTTGATTCTGGAAATTTTGAACCGTTTCTACGGGAGAAGGTTAAAGTGaatggaaaaactggaaatcTTGGGAATGTCGTTCACGCTGAACGCTTCAAGAATAAAATCACAGTTGTTTCTGAGAAACAGTTCTCTAAAAGGTATTTGAAACACCTTCCCAAGAAATACCTTCAAAAGAACAATCTTCGTGACTGGCTCCATGTGGTCGCATCCGACAAGGAGACTGATGAACTTCGTTACTTCCAGATTAGTCAAGATGAAGATGGATCCGAGTCTGAGGACTAG